In the genome of Oligoflexus sp., the window GTCGCGGAAGTGGGCGCCCGCTTCACCCTGGATGCCATGCCCGGCAAGCAGATGGCCATCGACGCCGAACTGAACGCCGGTCTCATCGACCGCAAGGAAGCGCGCGAGCGTCGGCAGAAGATCGAACTTCAGGCTGATTTTTATGGTGCGATGGACGGTGCTTCGAAATTCGTACGCGGTGACGCGATTGCGGGCATCATCATTACGGCGGTCAACATCATCGTGGGTCTGATCCTGGGTGTAGGCTTCCATGGGATGAGTTTTCAGGATGCCGCCCAGCTTTATACGCTGATGAGCGTCGGTGATGGTTTGATCAGTCAAATTCCTGCCCTGATCATTTCAACCGCAGCCGGTATCGTGGTTACCCGAACCGGCAACAATGAAGACGGTCTTTCGGCGACCGTGAACAATCAGCTGATGAACTACCCAAGGGCCATCTTCATCTGTTCGGCCCTGCTTGCCATCATGGCTTTGGTCCCGGGTCTGCCCACGATTCCCTTTGGAATACTCGCCATCGGGACGTTCTTTTTGGGTCGCTATTCGGTGCAGATGGCCTTCGAGAAAAAAGAGGCGGAAGAGGCCAAGGAGCAGGAAGCGCAGAAGGATCCCAAAAAGGATTCGATCGAATCCCTCCTCCATATCGAAGCCCTTTCGCTCGAAGTGGGTGTCGGCCTGATCCCGCTTGTGGATTCCCAGCAGGATGGCGAGGTGCTGGAACGCATTGTTTCCGCCCGGAAGCAGTTCGCGCAGGACATGGGTATCGTCGTGCCCATGGTGATGGTGAAGGACAATATTCAGCTGAAACCAGGGGATTATCAGATCCTTCTGAAAGGCAACTGCATAGGTCGCGGCAGTCTGATGGCCGATTATTTCCTGGCCATGGATCCCGGCGATATCGTGGAACCGATCGATGGCATTCCTGGCCGCGAACCGGCCTATGGTTTGGAAGCCGTCTGGATCAAGCCCACCCAAAAAGAGGAAGCCAGTTTCCGTGGTTACACCGTGGTGAACTGCGCAACCGTGATCGTCACGCATTTGACGAAGCTGATCGAAGAGCATGCCGCGGAACTGCTCGGTCGCCAGGAAGCGCAGAACCTTATCGAAGGGCTCAAAGAGGAAGCGCCGAAGGTGGTCGAGGAAGTCATCGGCGGCGATCGCCTCAGTCTTGGTGAAGTGGTGCGAGTCCTGCAAAATCTCCTGGCGGAACGCGTGAGTGTCCGTGACCTTCGCACCATTTTTGAAACGCTGGCTGATTATTGCCGGTCGATCAAGAACCCGGATATGCTCACCCGTTATGTACGCAAAGCCCTGGGCCGTGGTATTATTAAGAAGTACATGACACCCGACGAAAGACTGGTTGTGATCACTCTGGATCGCGCTATCGAAGACCTGATTGTGGCTGGACTGCAGCATCGGGAAGATGGCTCAACCTCCCTTCAATTGGAACCGGAAATGGCCCAGCGAATCCTGAACGGAATCGCGGAAACCCTTGAGGCCTTTCAGACGACGGGCACTCAGCCTGTGATCCTCTGCGGTTCACTCATTCGTTGGGATATTCGCCAGCTCGTGAACAGGTTCATCCCTGGTGTGGTGGTTCTGGCTTTTGATGAAATTCCTGCAGGCACCCAGACCAAGTCGATCGGCATAGTCAGACTCTAAGACTCACAGAAAGGAGGAAACGTGGACGTCAAAACCTTTGAAGCTTTTTCGATGCGCGACGCGCTCAAGGCTGTCAAAACCCACTTTGGCAATGACGCAGTGATCCTCAATACGCGTGAGAAAAAAATCGAAGGCGCCAAAGGTAAAGTCTACGAAGTGACGGCTGCGAAAAACAGCCAGGCCTCGGTGATGGGAGCCAGCCGCGGTCATCAGGATAGCAGCCAGATCAAAGACAACCTCGTTGAGCTGGTGGAATACTTCAAGACCCTGGAACGTTCCATCAAATCGCTCGGTGAAGACATGGCTCGTCGGCAGGATCTTTTCCGACTTGATGCCGGTCTTCATGAACTCAGGACCGTCGTCTATGATGAGCTGGCAAAATCCAAGGGATCCTTTGTCGAGGGCATGAATCCGACCCTGTCCAGGATCTTCCAGCGGCTGAAGATGATGGGCCTTGATGAAGCGGAAATGACCAAACTCGCTGATTTCCTGAAGGCCCTGCCGATCGAGAAGACCAGCGATCCTGAGCAGCTGTTTCAGACCTATCAGGCCCAGGCCATACGCTGGATGATGAAGCGCATTAAGGTGGCGCCACCCTGGAACCCTGTGATGGGGGAAAGGGCCGTGCATGTCCTGGTCGGATCGTCCGGCAGCGGCAAGACGTCGGCGGCCGCGAAGATCGCCCATCATTATAAAACGGATCACAAGCAGCGTGTCCTCCTGGTGGCCTTTGACAATAAGCGCATTGCTGCCCGCGAGCAGCTGCGCGTGACGGCCAAGGTCCTGGGCATGCCCTATGAGTCGATCGAACGTCCTCGTGACCTGCTCGATATTCTGGAGAAGAAAAAGGACTGGGACCTTGTCGTGGTGGATAGCGCTGCGGAGTGCCCCCGTTCCAAGGAAGACCTTGGTGATCTCCTGGATTTCCGCGATGTGGAGCTGCCGGTCAGTTTTCATCTGGCACTCGGCATGACGGAAAAAGAAGTGCAGATGGATCGCATGATCCGCGGATTTTCCCACCTGGGCCTATCGAGTCTCATCTTCAATCGCCTGGATGAGTCGTGGAGTTATGGCGAGATCTTTAACCTGAGTCTGCGTTGGAGCCTCCCGATCAGTTTCTTTGGAGTAGGCCGCGCCGTACCCGAAGATCTGGAGCGCGCCAGTCGGGAACGTGTTGTGGAAAGAATATTTGGTTTATGAGAAAGGGCAGTTCATTGAACCTCGAAGGAAAGCCAGCCGATCGACCCTGGATTATCAGCATTGCCAGTGGCAAAGGCGGAGTCGGTAAAACGCTCACGACAGTGAACATGGCTCTCGCGGCTCGTCGCCTCGGACTCAGCACCATGATCCTCGATGGCGACTTTGGTCTGGCCAATGTCGATGTTGTGATGGGCATGCGTGCCCGCTACAACCTCGTCGATGTTCTGGAATCCCGATGCGAACTTAAAGACATTATCCTGGAAGGCCCCCTGGGTGTCCGCATTATTCCCGGTGGTTCGGGGCTGGCTCAGCTGGCGGATTTGAAGCTCGTCCAAAGGGTGCAGCTCCTTGACAAAATCGCTGAAGTTTCCAAGCCTTATCAGTTGCTCCTGATTGATAGCGGCGCCGGAATCTCCAGTAATGTCCTGCACTTGAATTCGATCGCAGACGAGATCATGGTAGTCACCACGCCCGAGCCCCATGCTCTGACCGATGCTTATGCCTTCCTCAAAGTCATGCACGAAAACTATGGCCGCAAGAACTTTAATATAATCGTGAACCAGGCGATATCAGAGGGCCAGGGACTCAAGATTTATCAGCGTGTCGCCGATGTAGCGAGAAGATTTCTCGAAATAGATCTTCATTTGGCGGGAACTGTTCCCAAAGACGCCCTGGTTGAGCGTTCGGTCATGATGCAAAGGGCAGCAGACGAACATATTACCCACACGCGTTCAGGACAGGCATGGAATGAAATTACTCGCAAAACTCTTGAGAGACTCACGGAATATCGCGAGCCATCCGGGAAGCGCGGCTGGCAGGATCTGATGTTTCCGCAACAGACGTTGCGCAGCGTAAACGCCATCTAGCCTTGAGCACACGAAGGGGGGCAATCCAGTGAAGGGACTTGTCAAGCGCTATAAGCAGGATACCAAAGGCGTTGATGGCAAACTTCGGGACCAGCTGATCATGGACTACGCTCCACTGATCCGTTTTGTGGCCCAAAGAATTGCAGCACGTCTGCCATCGAATATAGATATCGACGATCTGATCAGCGCCGGCGTGATCGGTTTGATGGATGCGATCGAAAAGTATGATCCCTCCCGGGATAACAAGTTCAAAACCTACGCCGAATTCCGGATCCGCGGGGCCATCCTCGATGAGCTTCGTTCGCAGGACTGGGTTCCACGCTCGGTGCGTGACAAGGCGAAGAAGATCGAAAAAACCTATGCCGAGCTTGAGCAGAAATTCGGCCGCGCGGTGTCCGACAAGGAGCTGTCCAAGGCTCTCGGGATCGAGCTGGATGAATACTATGACATGATCGCGAAGGTGAAGGCCGTCACCCTTCTTTCGATCGACGAGCTTTCGGGCCCGAACCAGCAGGATCGCAAGAGCCTTCTGGAATGCCTGGAAAACGTAAGTTCCAAGAACCCCTTCACCCAGCTCAAGAGCAAAGGCGTTCGGGAACTCCTGGTCAAGCACATCGAAGAACTGCCTGAGAAGCAGAAGCTGGTTCTTTCGCTTTATTACTACGAGGATTTGAACCTGAAAGAGATCGGCAAGATCCTGGAGGTCACCGAGTCCCGTGTAAGCCAGCTGCATACCCAGGCGGTGGAAAAGCTTCGGTCGCGTCTGAAACCTCTTTTATCAGATTAATGGAGTCCTGATATGTCGATTCTCAAGCCTGATCTGAAGATCCTTGTGGTGGACGATTTTCCCACGATGCGGAGAATCGTCAAGACTCTTCTGAAGCAGAACGGCTTCAATAACTTCACCGAAGCTGAAGACGGCGAGCAGGGTTACCGCGCGCTGCAGGAGCACGGTGATTTTGAATTGATCGTCTCTGACTGGAACATGCCGAACATGACTGGTCTTGAATTCCTGAAGACCGTGCGTGCCGATCCCAAGTTCAAGCACCTCCCTTTCCTGATGGTGACCGCGGAAGCGGAAAAGGAAAACATCATCGAAGCTGTCAAGGCGGGCGTGAGTAATTATATTGTGAAGCCCTTTACAGGACAGGCTTTGAAGGATAAGCTGGAAAAGATAGACCAGATGCTGAAGAAGCAAAAGGCCAAGTGATCCTAGGTTTTTTGATCCCAGGGAGGGTGATGGATGAGCCAGGAGAATGAAGAAAATCCTTTGTCGTTCAATGAAGACCTTGTGAAAAAGTATCCACGCTCGAACCGCCGTCTGAGTTTGAACGTGGCCCGCTACGGAATCAATTCCGAAGTGAATCCCGAGGAAGGCCTGACGGTTCACATCAGCCCCTATGGTCTTCAGTTCCGCGTGACTGAGGACTATGAAGAGGGCGACCTCCTGAAGATTCACATCAATATGCCTGATTACTGGGAACGCAAGCAGCGTTTCGTGGATTACAGCCGCATTGATACTCCGGGCAACTTCAAGATTCTCGCCAAGGTCGTGTCGACGGAAGATGTCGGCAAGCGCGGCAAGAAGAAAATCGTTCTGGTCCGTACCGTGAATATGGACGAGATTGACGAACAGGTTCTGAAGGCCTTCCTGCAGGAAGGTTGAGCGACGCAGACGAAGGCCTAACGACGCAGACGAAGGTTGAGCGACGCAGACGAAGGCTAAGTTAGACCCAGGAGCCTCCGCATGAACACCATTTTACTTGTCATCCTGATTGCGATGGATCTGATTCTGGTCGGGGCCGTGATGATGGCCTTCCGTCGCCGGAATCAGGCGGAGCCTATTGAACTTCTGCGGGAGATTCATGAAGAGCAGCGCCTGTTAAAGGAGCTGCGGGACTCCGTGCGGGATGAGCTGGTCAGTCGTCACGCGGATATGAAGAATCTCTATGAGAAAGTCGCAACGATGGCCACCGAAACGGAAATCGGTCTGAAGTCGAGCGGTAGTCTTCTGGCTCATGAAGTGGCGTCGGTGGTTGCGGATGTCACGCAGCAGATTCAGGAGCCTTTGGCCAAGGCTCAAAAGCAAAGAACCGTTTTGAGTTCCGTGATTCAAAAGAGTCGCGAAGAGCGCCAGATCCTGCAGAAGGCCATTGCCCGTGCCGAGCAGCTGGCCCGCTTTTTCGATAAGAAAATCCCCTATCAGGAAGTGCTGGCCGAGATCGAAGACAAAAAGTACGTCGATGCCCGCTTTCTTCTTTCCAAAGGTCTTTCCACCGCCCAGGTCGCCGCTGAACTCGGCATGCCTGAGTCGGATGTGAACCTGATCGCCTCGATGGCTTAAATCAAGCCGTTTTCCCGCAGAAAATCCAGGATATCCTGGGGCAAATTCTTGCTGTATTCCGCCAAAACCAAATGCCCGACATCCGGCAGCGCTTTCATCTGAGCGCCCGGGATCAGGCGCTGCAATTCCTCGCCCGCGGCGAAGGGAATGATGCGATCGTCCTGGCCGTGAATAATCAGTGTGGGGCAGCGGAAATTTCGCGCCATGGGTTTAGTGTCGACGCCCTGCATGGCCCTTCGCTGCTGATCGGCCCGCTCTTCAAAATGATCGGCGGTGATCCCCTGCAGAATCTGTTTGGCCATGGCCTGCACCAGGAGCTTATTGCGATGCAAGAAGCTCTCGGTGAAATAAGCCTGAAGCTTATGATAGACGCTTTCCTCGGTATGACCCCAGGGCGTAAACGCAGCGGGTGCCAAAGACGATTCCGCGCTTCCGGTCGAGACAAGGATCAAGGCCTGCACACGATCCGGCACCTTATGCGTCACGATCTGACTCACAAGTCCGCCCATGGAAAGACCCATCACCACCGTCTTATAAATGCCAAGATGATCCCAAAGCTGAATGAGGTCATCGGCGATATCAGCGAGCGTAAAGTCGGGACCATTTTTCGTTTCCCCGGCACCCCGGTTATCGAAAAGGAGGCAACGCAGACCCTGCTTCACCAGATTGCCTGCCAGCAGGCGAAAATCGCGGCTGCTGCGCGTATGACCGTTGACCAGGGTCAGCCAAGGGCCTTCGGTTCCGAGCGTCTCATAATAGATTTCAGCGCTATCACGCGGCATGAAGGGCATAAGGGTTCCTTCCCAAGGTCAGTCCGAGGGGCAGGATAAGCGAAGTTTCCAGGGAAATTAAGCTGATTTTTTGGCAAGTCCGCGGGCCTGCTTCACATCCCGTATCAATTGCGGCTCGGGTTTCACGCCTTTGGCCTTGAGTTCCCCGACCACTCTGGCGATCGCGACATAGGCCTTTTCAAAGGTCGGCTCGGATGTATAGCTGGCTGCGAGTTCTTTCAGGCTTTTGTCCAGGGCGCCTTTTTTGCGATAGGCCAGTCCCAGATTGTACTGCAGAAGATACAGGCGGGCCTTGTCGGCCAGCATGCGCATGGCATTATTATAGGTGATAATGCCCTTATCAAAATCCCCTTTGGCCACCTGGGAGATGGCGAGGTTATTGAACACACGGGCCAGTTCGTTGCCATTTTCCGTCTCGGCGATCAGCTGCTCCGCCAGCGAGAAGTCGCCTTCCTTGAAAGCGAGCGTGGCCATCTGGTCTTTGCATTCCTGATTGCCGGGATCTTCATCCATGATGTCCTTGAAGACCCTGCGCGCATCATCATGACGATCGGCCTCAATATAGGCGCTACCGAGATTGATCTTGTTCGAAATATTCTTCGGCGAACCCTTCACCAGTTTTTCAAGGATCGTGATCGCTTCATCATGCTGACCCTTGCGGGACAGGATACGGGCTTTCAGCTGCATGGCCCGGTTGTTGTCGGGTGCATTGCGCAAAGCATCGTTCACGCATTTTTCAGCCTTGTCAATCTTCGCAAGACCCATGAAAACTTCCGTCGCCGCGAGCAAAGCCCGGGTTTGGAAAGGACCAGGACTGAAAAGATCGTCGGTGAACATCTTATAGGCTTCACCTGGGGAACCGTCCCATACGTACATTTCGATCTTGCGAAGCTGATTTTCACGGGGATCGAGATTTGATTCGTAGGTGACGATGCTCGTAATCATGTCCTTGACCTGCTGACGGTCAAAGGGCAGCGATAGGATATTGGTGAAGCCGAGATCTTTGGTCAGCTTCACATCATCCGGGGCCATGCGTTTGGAGTAGATGATGCATGGCACGAAACGGCGCTTTTTCTTGGCTCGTGCTTTTTGGATGAATATTGTGCCCGGCATGCCTTTCAGCTCCCAGGCCACAATATAGAACTGGACATGATTCTTATCCGCTTGAATCAGGGCGTCATCGCCGGTCGGGCAGATCGTGATGTTGGAATAGCCGAGCTCCTTCAGCAGCATCTCGAAAAAGAGGGTGTTGCCGGTGCTATCATCCAAAATCATAAAGCGATCAATTGCCATGAGCCTACCCCAATGAGGAAACAAGTCCGCGAAGGTCAATCGGCAGGCGGTGCATGGACTTTATGGAAACATTCTAATAGGCGGAAATCACAGCCGAACTGTCAACATCCGCGCCACCCATGGGCAGCGGCTGCTGGCGGCGCAGGCTGATATAAGGAATGACGCCCAGAAGATTCAGCAAAAGCTGGGAAATGATATAAAGATTGAAGACGGTCGCGCCATGATCCAGGCCGATCATGTTGAAAAGCTTATCGAAGGCCACGTGCCCGACGCCCAGGCCACCGGGTGTGACCGGTACGGCCGTCGTCAGAACACCGACGGGAAAAATCGAAGCGATGCGACCGAAATCCGGGGCATCACCCAGAATTTTGGTGGTGATGAGATAGAAAAAACCCAGGCTGAGACCCTGAATAGCCAGCGAAAGAATGATGCTGCGGGCTATGGCTCCGCGGGCATAGCGGTAGGTGCGCAGCGCATTATAAAGCTTATAGAAGAGGCCAATGCCGGGAATCGGCAGCGAAAGGAAGCGCAGAAAGGGATCGCGTCCGCGGTAGTGATAGAGGGCCGCTGCATAAAAAAAGACAAAGCCCAGACTGATCGCGCCCATCATCGTCACCAGCGGCAAAAGCCTGGGATCGTCAATGAGGTCGGTGAGGCTTGGGAGCATGAAGATCCAGCCGATCAGAAAAAGACCGCTCAATCCCACAATGCGATCGAGCAAAACAGTCATCATCGCCTGGGTTTTGGATTTTTCCTTGTTATCACGAATCACATAGGCAAGTTTAATAATGTCACCCCCAACGGCACCGGGCATGACGGTATTGAAGAAAAAGCCCGTGATCTGCAGCTGGATCGCTCTTTTCCAGGTGATTTTGTAGCCTGCGCCTTCGAGCAGAGTTTTCCATCTCCAGGTTCCCATCCCGCAGGCGGCTATGAGCCAGTAGCCAATGGATGCGGCCAGCAGGTCATATTCAGTGGCAAATCGGCGCATTTGAGACAGATCAATCTTGCCGGAACCCACCAGCCAGGTGATGAGAGCCGCGGCCAGGGAGAGCTTTAAGACCGTGATGAGTATGGGTTTCATTCGAAGCACGTAAATGCTCCTCCGTCTTGTTCAGTCCTATGGGGAACTCATTGTAAATAAATTGCCTGGACTTGTCGCGGGTTAATA includes:
- a CDS encoding lysylphosphatidylglycerol synthase transmembrane domain-containing protein: MKPILITVLKLSLAAALITWLVGSGKIDLSQMRRFATEYDLLAASIGYWLIAACGMGTWRWKTLLEGAGYKITWKRAIQLQITGFFFNTVMPGAVGGDIIKLAYVIRDNKEKSKTQAMMTVLLDRIVGLSGLFLIGWIFMLPSLTDLIDDPRLLPLVTMMGAISLGFVFFYAAALYHYRGRDPFLRFLSLPIPGIGLFYKLYNALRTYRYARGAIARSIILSLAIQGLSLGFFYLITTKILGDAPDFGRIASIFPVGVLTTAVPVTPGGLGVGHVAFDKLFNMIGLDHGATVFNLYIISQLLLNLLGVIPYISLRRQQPLPMGGADVDSSAVISAY
- a CDS encoding chemotaxis response regulator CheY, which codes for MSILKPDLKILVVDDFPTMRRIVKTLLKQNGFNNFTEAEDGEQGYRALQEHGDFELIVSDWNMPNMTGLEFLKTVRADPKFKHLPFLMVTAEAEKENIIEAVKAGVSNYIVKPFTGQALKDKLEKIDQMLKKQKAK
- a CDS encoding PilZ domain-containing protein; this translates as MSQENEENPLSFNEDLVKKYPRSNRRLSLNVARYGINSEVNPEEGLTVHISPYGLQFRVTEDYEEGDLLKIHINMPDYWERKQRFVDYSRIDTPGNFKILAKVVSTEDVGKRGKKKIVLVRTVNMDEIDEQVLKAFLQEG
- a CDS encoding alpha/beta hydrolase, with the translated sequence MPFMPRDSAEIYYETLGTEGPWLTLVNGHTRSSRDFRLLAGNLVKQGLRCLLFDNRGAGETKNGPDFTLADIADDLIQLWDHLGIYKTVVMGLSMGGLVSQIVTHKVPDRVQALILVSTGSAESSLAPAAFTPWGHTEESVYHKLQAYFTESFLHRNKLLVQAMAKQILQGITADHFEERADQQRRAMQGVDTKPMARNFRCPTLIIHGQDDRIIPFAAGEELQRLIPGAQMKALPDVGHLVLAEYSKNLPQDILDFLRENGLI
- the flhA gene encoding flagellar biosynthesis protein FlhA, giving the protein MAGAAVEKTDGSNSVLKFLKSPDVQFALALVAIIFTMILPLPMWLLDLLLATSVASSLMILLTSVYVRDTMEFSTFPTVLLVTTLFRLGLNVATTRSILLEAHTGHVSSVISSFGNFVIGGNYFVGFVIFIILVVINFIVITKGAGRVAEVGARFTLDAMPGKQMAIDAELNAGLIDRKEARERRQKIELQADFYGAMDGASKFVRGDAIAGIIITAVNIIVGLILGVGFHGMSFQDAAQLYTLMSVGDGLISQIPALIISTAAGIVVTRTGNNEDGLSATVNNQLMNYPRAIFICSALLAIMALVPGLPTIPFGILAIGTFFLGRYSVQMAFEKKEAEEAKEQEAQKDPKKDSIESLLHIEALSLEVGVGLIPLVDSQQDGEVLERIVSARKQFAQDMGIVVPMVMVKDNIQLKPGDYQILLKGNCIGRGSLMADYFLAMDPGDIVEPIDGIPGREPAYGLEAVWIKPTQKEEASFRGYTVVNCATVIVTHLTKLIEEHAAELLGRQEAQNLIEGLKEEAPKVVEEVIGGDRLSLGEVVRVLQNLLAERVSVRDLRTIFETLADYCRSIKNPDMLTRYVRKALGRGIIKKYMTPDERLVVITLDRAIEDLIVAGLQHREDGSTSLQLEPEMAQRILNGIAETLEAFQTTGTQPVILCGSLIRWDIRQLVNRFIPGVVVLAFDEIPAGTQTKSIGIVRL
- a CDS encoding MinD/ParA family protein; this translates as MRKGSSLNLEGKPADRPWIISIASGKGGVGKTLTTVNMALAARRLGLSTMILDGDFGLANVDVVMGMRARYNLVDVLESRCELKDIILEGPLGVRIIPGGSGLAQLADLKLVQRVQLLDKIAEVSKPYQLLLIDSGAGISSNVLHLNSIADEIMVVTTPEPHALTDAYAFLKVMHENYGRKNFNIIVNQAISEGQGLKIYQRVADVARRFLEIDLHLAGTVPKDALVERSVMMQRAADEHITHTRSGQAWNEITRKTLERLTEYREPSGKRGWQDLMFPQQTLRSVNAI
- a CDS encoding tetratricopeptide repeat protein, with product MAIDRFMILDDSTGNTLFFEMLLKELGYSNITICPTGDDALIQADKNHVQFYIVAWELKGMPGTIFIQKARAKKKRRFVPCIIYSKRMAPDDVKLTKDLGFTNILSLPFDRQQVKDMITSIVTYESNLDPRENQLRKIEMYVWDGSPGEAYKMFTDDLFSPGPFQTRALLAATEVFMGLAKIDKAEKCVNDALRNAPDNNRAMQLKARILSRKGQHDEAITILEKLVKGSPKNISNKINLGSAYIEADRHDDARRVFKDIMDEDPGNQECKDQMATLAFKEGDFSLAEQLIAETENGNELARVFNNLAISQVAKGDFDKGIITYNNAMRMLADKARLYLLQYNLGLAYRKKGALDKSLKELAASYTSEPTFEKAYVAIARVVGELKAKGVKPEPQLIRDVKQARGLAKKSA
- a CDS encoding DEAD/DEAH box helicase family protein encodes the protein MDVKTFEAFSMRDALKAVKTHFGNDAVILNTREKKIEGAKGKVYEVTAAKNSQASVMGASRGHQDSSQIKDNLVELVEYFKTLERSIKSLGEDMARRQDLFRLDAGLHELRTVVYDELAKSKGSFVEGMNPTLSRIFQRLKMMGLDEAEMTKLADFLKALPIEKTSDPEQLFQTYQAQAIRWMMKRIKVAPPWNPVMGERAVHVLVGSSGSGKTSAAAKIAHHYKTDHKQRVLLVAFDNKRIAAREQLRVTAKVLGMPYESIERPRDLLDILEKKKDWDLVVVDSAAECPRSKEDLGDLLDFRDVELPVSFHLALGMTEKEVQMDRMIRGFSHLGLSSLIFNRLDESWSYGEIFNLSLRWSLPISFFGVGRAVPEDLERASRERVVERIFGL
- a CDS encoding FliA/WhiG family RNA polymerase sigma factor, with amino-acid sequence MKGLVKRYKQDTKGVDGKLRDQLIMDYAPLIRFVAQRIAARLPSNIDIDDLISAGVIGLMDAIEKYDPSRDNKFKTYAEFRIRGAILDELRSQDWVPRSVRDKAKKIEKTYAELEQKFGRAVSDKELSKALGIELDEYYDMIAKVKAVTLLSIDELSGPNQQDRKSLLECLENVSSKNPFTQLKSKGVRELLVKHIEELPEKQKLVLSLYYYEDLNLKEIGKILEVTESRVSQLHTQAVEKLRSRLKPLLSD